From the genome of Candidatus Defluviilinea proxima:
GCAGAAGGGGTTAATATCACAAGAAACGCGCCTGCATTCTTTATGGCATTTTCAAGGACTTTGGTCCACTCCTCTCCGGGGTTAATATTGAAGACATCCAGCCAGACATCAAATCCCTTATTTTCCAATTCGCTCGCTAAAGCTCGGACACGGTCTCTGTCTTCTCGTGAATAAGATACAAAAGCATATTTACCTTTAGAAAATCTTA
Proteins encoded in this window:
- a CDS encoding toll/interleukin-1 receptor domain-containing protein, whose translation is MEKINTAGINLPSSIFVPGEDTKHDAKLTETERRAIRFSKGKYAFVSYSREDRDRVRALASELENKGFDVWLDVFNINPGEEWTKVLENAIKNAGAFLVILTPSAAQSQFVRTKSLWLKMRSCLSFL